In one window of Melospiza melodia melodia isolate bMelMel2 chromosome 21, bMelMel2.pri, whole genome shotgun sequence DNA:
- the BCL7B gene encoding B-cell CLL/lymphoma 7 protein family member B isoform X2, with protein MSGRSVRAETRSRAKDDIKKVMAAIERVRRWEKKWVTVGDTSLRIFKWVPVADSKEKEKSKSSSSTAREANGFPADTSANSSLLLEFQDENSNQSSLSDVYQLKVDSSPNSSPSPQQSESMSPAHTSDFRTDDSQPPTLGQETLEEPSLPSSEVADEPPTLTKEEPVPLETQVTEEDEDSGAPPLKRFCADQNSVCHTASES; from the exons ATGTCGGGGCGCTCGGTGCGGGCCGAGACCCGCAGCCGCGCCAAAGATGACATCAAGAAGGTGATGGCAGCCATCGAGCGCGTCCGCAGATG GGAGAAGAAGTGGGTGACGGTGGGCGACACGTCTCTGCGGATATTCAAGTGGGTGCCAGTGGCGGACAGTAAGGAG AAAGAGAAATCCAAATCGAGTAGCAGCACAGCCCGAGAAGCCAATGGCTTCCCAGCTGACACCTCTGCCAACTCCTCCCTCCTTCTGGAGTTCCAAG ATGAGAACAGCAACCAGAGCTCCCTGTCTGATGTATACCAGCTCAAGGTGGACAGCAGTCCCAACTCCAGCCCCAGTCCTCAACAGAGTGAGTCCATGAGTCCTGCCCACACATCTGACTTCCGCACAGACGACTCACAGCCTCCTACCCTGGGGCAGGAGACCCTGGAAG agccctccctgcctTCCTCAGAAGTGGCAGATGAGCCTCCCACTCTCACAAAGGAAGAGCCAGTCCCCCTTGAGACTCAG GTAACTGAAGAGGATGAGGACTCTGGTGCGCCACCTCTGAAGAGATTTTGTGCTGACCAGAACTCTGTGTGCCACACAGCCTCAGAGAGCTAA
- the BCL7B gene encoding B-cell CLL/lymphoma 7 protein family member B isoform X1 → MSGRSVRAETRSRAKDDIKKVMAAIERVRRWEKKWVTVGDTSLRIFKWVPVADSKEKEKSKSSSSTAREANGFPADTSANSSLLLEFQGAVSADENSNQSSLSDVYQLKVDSSPNSSPSPQQSESMSPAHTSDFRTDDSQPPTLGQETLEEPSLPSSEVADEPPTLTKEEPVPLETQVTEEDEDSGAPPLKRFCADQNSVCHTASES, encoded by the exons ATGTCGGGGCGCTCGGTGCGGGCCGAGACCCGCAGCCGCGCCAAAGATGACATCAAGAAGGTGATGGCAGCCATCGAGCGCGTCCGCAGATG GGAGAAGAAGTGGGTGACGGTGGGCGACACGTCTCTGCGGATATTCAAGTGGGTGCCAGTGGCGGACAGTAAGGAG AAAGAGAAATCCAAATCGAGTAGCAGCACAGCCCGAGAAGCCAATGGCTTCCCAGCTGACACCTCTGCCAACTCCTCCCTCCTTCTGGAGTTCCAAG GTGCTGTTTCTGCAGATGAGAACAGCAACCAGAGCTCCCTGTCTGATGTATACCAGCTCAAGGTGGACAGCAGTCCCAACTCCAGCCCCAGTCCTCAACAGAGTGAGTCCATGAGTCCTGCCCACACATCTGACTTCCGCACAGACGACTCACAGCCTCCTACCCTGGGGCAGGAGACCCTGGAAG agccctccctgcctTCCTCAGAAGTGGCAGATGAGCCTCCCACTCTCACAAAGGAAGAGCCAGTCCCCCTTGAGACTCAG GTAACTGAAGAGGATGAGGACTCTGGTGCGCCACCTCTGAAGAGATTTTGTGCTGACCAGAACTCTGTGTGCCACACAGCCTCAGAGAGCTAA